DNA from Acetobacter aceti NBRC 14818:
CTCTCGAAATCGTCAGGTTGTCCCATACAAAATGAGGATTCATGCTTCTGCTACACCGATAGATTGGGGAGCGGAGTTTCGCATGGGCAACACAATCCAGTAGGTTAATGAAGGACTATGAACGGTATGCCTCAACACTTGCGGCCAAGCACACCATTGCCTGCGCTGGCTGCATGCTCAGAAATGCCGCTAACCTGTTTTTCCAAAGAGCATAACAGCCCCCAGAATGATATTTGCCGAGATGGAAGCTAACTGAAAATGTGACGAGCAGGATTGGTTGAACTTGACTGCGTTAGCCGCTTTTTTCTGGTTTATTTTCAGGATAATTATGTAGACAGAAAAATATATAAAATGATATTATATATATCACTTGATAATTTTTACAATATACACTTATTATAATTACATATTAATACCTCCTCCTTGACTGAGGTCGTAGCTGGGTAAAGTAAGAGTAGTTACTGTTACAATCCATGTATCATTAAGGTTATTAAGCGACATAATTCTATTTGCCTGTGTTGCATCCCCTAAATATTTGGCGGCAACATGCCACAGTGAAATATCACTCGCACTTACATTAATTGTTTTTCCGGTTTTCATTCTGACTCATGATAATATATTTGAAAGAGAAATATTGTTAGTCGAGCGCGTTAAGTAGGCATTGTTCAGTGCTGATGTTGCCAATATTCCGGAATGTGCTGTCGCAGCAATCATGGAAGAGGCACCTGAGACTAGATTTCCGCCGGAATTAGCGGAAATAGACGATATTTCAGTGTTGGAAGCATTGAATATTGATGAGTTTAGGTTTGTAGATGACGAGATATTACTTTGAAGGTTTGTAAAATCTAGGTTTGAACTCAAAGAAGATAGAGCATTCGCTTGTGTCGAAAGGCCTGATAGTTTGCTGTTTAGAGTAGACATTTCACCTCCCTCGCCAATCAGATTAGCTAAAGGAGTTATTTCCCCAGCGTAAGAACTTGAGACATTTGTGAGATAACTCACATAGGAACTGGCGTCTGAAAGCAAACCGGTTGTTGTGGAAAATGCACTTGAAAGATCAGAATTCAGTAAACCGACGAGGGAAGATAATGTCGAGGTTAAAGTTGAAACTGTTTGAGGAATAACTTCACAAAAAATTTTGTAAGGAATAATGGTTCCACAATTTGTGTAAGAGGCCTGAAAAGCTGTGATAACGACTTTTCTTGAAATCCCTCCACCTGAAAAAGTGTAGGAATTACCACTCCGAGCCATGGCATCAAGAGTTCTTGCTTTCTGAAGGGATGAGCTACCCCGAAAAATGCCACCCCAAGTTAATGGCTGATCATAGTATCCATTAAGAATAACGACTTTAGCACCGCCGATTTGGTGAAAAGTCTCGGTTGCCTGATAGCCGCCCCAAAACAATTCAGAAGGCACTTCTGTATCCAGAAAAGTAATTGGCCCTAATGTAAAATTTTGAGTGCCAAGAGCGGATTCTATAGAAGAAACAATGCCTAAAAAACTCATTAGATATGTAATCCAGGATAACTTGGAACACTTTGTACCCACGACATTAATGAGCCGCTGGGAGGAGAACGAAAAGATTGGTTGAGTTCAGATTCAACAAAGTTCATTATTTCATGAAAATCAGTTTTATTTATAGATAAATTTCCTACATTACCTAATTCATTTTCATTTTTTAAGTATGATGTATTTACTGTATTTTCATTTATTTTATTTAATGATTTTCCTGATATATTCAGTAAATTTTTTTTTCCTACCTTTCTTTCCATTACATTTTTTGTGATTTTATTTTTATGATTTGTTTTATAATAAACGAAACTATGGTTTTTTATA
Protein-coding regions in this window:
- a CDS encoding LysM peptidoglycan-binding domain-containing protein; its protein translation is MKTGKTINVSASDISLWHVAAKYLGDATQANRIMSLNNLNDTWIVTVTTLTLPSYDLSQGGGINM